One genomic segment of Falco peregrinus isolate bFalPer1 chromosome 7, bFalPer1.pri, whole genome shotgun sequence includes these proteins:
- the CENPO gene encoding centromere protein O: protein MEGGKACAPSGVFAHLEMLEVQSHEAAVKQEEMEQQEEKLARLKATVQELRLRRDELQAKVDLQQKGQLGKEGVMLPPAQPSAQAVLEWKIKSLKAMLRLFYLTGISGKLTKKGVCFCISTAYEGTYLDSYYLDLLTEPEVQIYRHSVPIFIPLEEIAKKYLQTDIRRFLSVLSDHLNAYVQRRYQADQLQKHFSDQIEGKLQRNSLCDLLVFNYNVSRKSKTFLFKVRLLYGDLCCSLPTEAVVSCASDAPASVAEMAAAHSGLFRRVALHKAFRSFGSA from the exons ATGGAGGGGGGGAAAGCTTGTGCACCAAGCG GAGTGTTTGCTCACCTGGAAATGCTGGAGGTGCAGTCTCATGAGGCAGCTGTGAAGCAGGAGGAAATGGAGCAGCAAGAAGAGAAGCTGGCCAGGCTGAAAGCAACAGTTCAGGAGCTGAGACTCCGGAGGGATGAGCTGCAGGCTAAGGTGGATCTGCAGCAAAAGGGG CAACTTGGGAAAGAAGGAGTCATGCTGCCTCCGGCACAGCCCAGTGCTCAGGCTGTTTTGGAGTGGAAGATAAAAAGCCTTAAGGCCATGCTGCGGCTCTTTTACCTCACAG GGATCAGCGGGAAGCTGACCAAGAAGGGAGTGTGTTTCTGCATCAGCACGGCTTACGAGGGCACCTACTTGGATTCTTACTACCTGGACCTGCTCACCGAGCCAGAAGTGCAGATTTACCGCCACTCTGTCCCCATCTTCATCCCCCTGGAGGAGATAGCCAAGAAGTACTTGCAGACGGACATCAGGCGCTTCTTGTCTGTCCTGTCTGACCACCTGAATGCTTACGTTCAGAGGAGGTACCAGGCAGACCAGTTACAG AAACACTTTTCGGACCAGATAGAAGGAAAGTTGCAGAGGAACTCCTTGTGTGACTTGCTGGTCTTTAATTACAACGTGTCAAGGAAAAGCAAGACCTTTCTGTTCAAGGTGAGGCTGCTTTATGGAGATCTCTGTTGCAGCCTCCCCACTGAAGCAGTCGTTTCCTGCGCAT CGGACGCTCCCGCATCTGTAGCAGAGATGGCAGCAGCTCACTCGGGCCTGTTTCGCCGTGTGGCCCTGCACAAAGCCTTCCGCTCCTTCGGCAGCGCGTGA
- the PTRHD1 gene encoding putative peptidyl-tRNA hydrolase PTRHD1 — protein sequence MAAPGAAAAAALVQYVVLRGDLGRPPRSWPLGAVVAQGCHAALAAAHAHRQHPDTRAYLELGGAMRTVVLEAPDEAALTALAETLKQHDIDHEVWTEQPENVATCLALRPYPKDQVQQHLKKFKLLK from the exons ATGGCGGCGCCtggagcggcggcggcggcggcgctggtGCAATACGTGGTGCTGCGCGGGGACCTAGGCCGGCCGCCGCGGTCGTGGCCGCTGGGCGCGGTAGTAGCGCAGGGCTGCCACGCCGCCCTGGCCGCCGCACATGCGCACCGGCAGCACCCCGACACCCGCGCCTACCTGGAGTTGGGCGGCGCCATGCGCACGGTGGTGCTGGAG GCTCCAGATGAGGCTGCCCTGACGGCGCTGGCAGAGACCCTGAAGCAGCACGACATAGACCACGAAGTGTGGACCGAGCAGCCTGAGAACGTGGCCACCTGCCTGGCGCTCCGGCCCTACCCAAAGGACCAAGTGCAGCAGCACCTGAAGAAATTCAAATTGCTAAAGTGA